Part of the Desulfobaccales bacterium genome is shown below.
AGGGCTTCAAGGTGGGGGTGAAGGAGAAGACGTCCTCATAAGGGAAAGACGGGCTGTTCCAGAAGAGCCGGCCAAAGGCCAGAAAGCCCCAGAGGTCCGGGTCGGCCACGGTGGCCGCCAGGGAATTCAGGGCATAGGCCACCACGAAGGCGCCCAAGATCAGCTTCAGGCCGCGGGAGGAAAGCCAGGTCGTCATGCAGTTCCTCATTTTGACAAAGGAAGTAACCCGTTCCATTTGTGGGTAATTTTGCAAAGGCTGGGCCAAACCTGTCAGATTGGGCCGCTGCAGAGCGGCGCCAGGGACCGGTGCCGGAGGGCTCTATGTTCATATTCTGTAACACAGCTTTGTCGCTCCCGGCTTCGCTTTCGGGCAGCGAAAAAATTTTTTGGCCCCTATTGTTCAAATAGCTGAACATTTTCTCCATGCTTGTGAGCCGGGCTGAAGGCGTGATAGATTAAATTCGGGAGGCCGAAAAACGGGCACATCCTCCCCCGCCCACCACCCCCCATACAAGGAGGCCACCATGCCGGCCACGCCGGTGGAAGAGCAAAACATCTGCGTCATCTGCGCCTGGCGGCAGGACTGCCAGAAAAAATACTCCCTGGCCCACGGCCAGAAATGCCTGGAGTTCACCCGGGACCTCACCCTCAAGCCCCGGGAGGAGGCCGAACCGGAGCAGCCCCCGAAAAACGCCGCACCCTGAAGCGAAATTTTCGCCGCTGCCCTTCCCATTTCCCCATCTTCGGGTAAATTAAAACCTTTGCAATGAGATTGCGGGAGGGGGGCCAAGGGATCGGAAACCCCTGCCCCTTCTCCCTGGCCCTTTCCCTACCCCTTATGAGGGGTGGGGAGGGGGGCTTGAGGGAAGGGCGGCGGGCCCATGGTCCCCCGGCCCTCCCCTCAGCCAGTCCTTGCCAATCCATGTCTTAGAGCATGCCATGCAGGTGAAAGACATCTTGCGCCGTCTGCTCACCCAGGCGGCGGAGCGGGCCAAGGCCGCGGGGGCCCTGGACTTTCCGGAGCTGCCGCCCTTTGAACTGGAGACCCCCAAGCTCCCCGAACACGGCGATGTGGCCGCCAACCTGGCCCTGGTGCTGGCCTCCAAGGCCAAAAGGCCTCCCCGGCAGATCGCCCAGGCGTTGCTGGAACACCTCCAGGCGCCGGAGGGCTTTCTGGCCCGGGTGGAGATCGCCGGCCCGGGGTTCATCAATTTCTTCATCCGGGACTCCTGGTGGTTCCAGGTGATTGAGGAGATTAACCGCCGGGGGGAGGCGTATGGCGCTGCGGACCTCGGCAGCGGCCGCCGGGTGCAGGTGGAGTTTGTCAGCGCCAACCCCACCGGGCCCTTGCACATCGGCCACGGCCGGGGCGCCGCCCTGGGGGATGTGTTGGCCAACTTGCTCGCCGCTGTGGGCTATCAGGTGGAGCGGGAATACTATATCAATGATGTGGGCAATCAGATCCAGACCCTGGGACGCTCCCTGTATGTGCGCCTCCGGCAGCTTATGGGCGACGAGCTGGAGTTCCCCGAGGACGGCTACCGGGGGGAGTATATGTTCGACCTGGCCCGGCAATACCGGGAGGCCGGCCATCCCCTCCCCGGCCCGGAACCCGAGGAGGAGGACCTCCTGGCCCTGGGGCGCTGGGCCGCGGACGCCATCCTCGCCGGCATCCGCCAGGACCTGGACGACTTCGGGGTGCATTTTGACACCTGGTTCAGCGAGACCTCCCTCTATGAGCAGGGTTGGGTGGAGCGGGCCTTTGCCGCGCTCCGGGAAGCGGGCTATCTCTATGAGCAGGACGGCGCCCTGTGGTTTGCCGCCAGCCGCTTCGGCGACGACAAGGACCGGGTGGTGCGCCGCCGCACCGGAGCCACCACCTACTTCGCCTCGGACATCGCCTATCACCTGCACAAGGCGGCCCGGGGTTATGATCTCATGGTGGACCTGTGGGGCGCCGACCACCACGGCTATGTGCCCCGCCTTAAGGCCGCGGCGGAGGCTTTGGGCTTCTCTGAGCGCCTGCGCATCCTCCTGGTGCAGCTGGTGAGTCTCCTGCGGCACGGCGAGCCCGTGGCCATGACCACCCGGGGAGGCACCTTTGTCACCCTGCGGGAGGTGCTGGACGAAGTGGGCAAGGACGCGGCCCGGTTTCTCTTCCTCACCCGGCGGGCCGACGCCCACCTGGACTTTGACCTGGAGGTGGCCAAGCAGCAGAACGCCGAAAACCCGGTGTATTATGTGCAGTATGCCCATGCCCGGCTGGCCAGCGTCTTCCGGCAGCCCGAGGCGCCGGGGCTCATGGGGGCGGAGCCCGACCCGACCCTGTGGCCGCTCCTCACGGAGCCCGAGGAGCTGGAGCTGGCCAAGAGGCTGGCCGCCTTCCCGGAGACGGTGGAAGCCGCGGCCCGCCTGCTGGAGCCCCACCGCCTCACTTATTACTTGACGGAGCTGGCCGGACAGTTGCATAGTTACTACTATAAGCACCGCTTTATTTCCGAGGACCGGGAGCTCTCCCGGGCCCGCCTGTGGCTGGTGGCGGCGGTCAAAACCGTGCTGGCCCGGGGGCTGGGCCTCTTGGGGGTGACGGCGCCGGAAAGCATGTAGCGGGCCGGCAGGGGAGGGGAGGCTGCTGCCGGATGCCGCACTGAGGTGTCCGGGCCGGGAGCAACAGACTCGGCCTTTCGGTCCCGGTCACCAGCCGCCGGGGGGGTGAAGATGGCGGACGCACGGGGGAAACGGGGCAAAAAGACCGCCTGGCAGGTGAGCCTGGGCGTCAAGGAGATCATCTTTGGCGTCCTGGGGATGGCCGGGCTGATGATGATGAGCTTCGCCCTGGGGGCTTTGGCCGGCCGGGGCGATATTTTTGTCATGGCCCACCGCTGGGGGCTCATGGGGCCGGAGGCGGCCAAGGTGGCCCAGGCGCCCACGCTGCCGCCGGTGCCGCCTCAGGTGGCGGCCATGACCCCGCCGGCGGCTGCAGCCGCCCCGCCCGCGGGCAATCCCACCCCGGGCACTCCATCCTCACCGGCGGCTCCGGCAGCCAAGAAACCCGCCGCCAAAAGTCCCTTGTCCCTTCAGAAGCAGAAGGAGGAGGAGCTCCGCAAGCTGCGGGAGGAGCTGGCCAAGAAGGCCAGGTTCATCAACAGCCAGGATCAGTCCCGCTCCAGCGCCAAGTCCGGCAAAGGGAAAGGGAAAGACGGGGAGAAGCTTATTCTCCAGAGCGCCGCGGCTCCGGTGACTGTGGCCCGCTTCCGGGACAAGGCCCAGGCCCAGGCCAAGCTGGCGGAGCTCAAAAAACAAGGTCAGAAAGTGTCCCTCAAGGAAGGCCGGGACCAGAAGGGCGTCTATTACGCCGTGGTGCGCCACAACCCGGCCAAGGAGACCGCCTCCCAGACGGTGGCCGCCAAAGACAGCAAACCTGCGCCCACCGGCAAGGCGAAAAAAACCACTCCGTGACGGCTGAGCCAGGGTTCTCTGGCCGTCAGCCTCACTCCGGTTGACCCTCCCAGAAGTTGGGGGAGATTTATTATGATGAAGTTATTCTTATATAGTTAAAGGTGGCGGTTTTAGATTTCAAGTCCTCTCCCGCACCCCCGTCAGCTCCGTCCCCTGACCCCGCCCGCCAGATCGTGTTCCTTCAGCCATTTCCATAAAGTCACCCGGCTGACCCCCAACAGGCGGGCGGCCTCCGCCTTTTTGCCGCCGGCCCGGATGAGGGCCTGGAGGAGGAGTTCCCGCCGTTCTTCCCGGTTGCGGAGGACCGCCGGGCGCCAGGGCGGGGAGATGGCCCCGGGGCCGCTTCCCAGGTGGGCCGGGAGATGCTCCGGCTCAATGCCCCCTTCCGGGCAAAGCACAAAGGCGTAGTCGATGACGTTCATCAGCTCCCGCACGTTTCCCGGCCACTCGTAGGCCAAAAGCTTCTCCAGGGCGGCCTTGCTGATGCCGGTGATGTCCTTGCCGCTCTTCAGGGCGGCCCGCTGGATGAAGGTCTCGGCCAAAAGGGGGATGTCCTCCCGGCGTTCCCGGAGGGGCGGGAGGTGGATGGGGATGACGCCGATGCGGTAGTAGAGATCCTCCCGGAAGCGTCCCAGGGCCATGAGCCGGGCCAGATCCTGGTTGGTGGCGGTGATGATGCGCACATCCACCGGGATGGGCTGGTGGTCCCCCACCCGCTCGATGGTCTTTTCCTGCAGCACTCGCAGCAGTTTGGCCTGGGTGGCGGGGGGCAGGTCCCCGATCTCGTCCAGGAAGATGGAGCCGCCGTGGGCCGCCTCGAAGCGCCCCACCCGGGTGCGGTCGGCGCCGGTGAAGGCCCCCTTGACGTGCCCGAAGAGCTCGCTCTCCAGCAGGGATTCGGTAAGGGCGGCGCTGTTCACCCGGATGAAAGGCCCTTTGGCCCGGGGGCTCAGGCGGTGCAGGGCGGCGGCGGCCAGCTCCTTGCCGGTGCCGGACTCTCCGGTGAGGAGCACCGGGGCATCCGAGGCGGCGGCGCTTTTAAGGAGCTGGAAAAGCTGCAGCATCAAAGGCGAGCGGCCCACCAGCCCGTGGAAGGAGTCCTCCCGGGCCAGCTCCCGGCGCAGCCGGCAGATGACCTCATCCCGGCTGAGGATCTCCGTGAGGTCGGTGAGGGTCTCCACGCCGCCCAGGACCCGGCCGCCGGCATCTTTCAGCACCGCCGCGTTTTTGAGGAAGATAAGCGGGGTGCCGTCCTTGCGGCGCAGGGTGCAGCGGATGCGGCTCACCTGCCCCAGGCGGAAGAGGTTGCATTGCCGCGCGGGCGTCTCAGGTCTCATGCCCTTGCAGGCGTCACAATCCAGGATGGCACAGGATTGTCCCACCAGCTCCGCCGCCGGATAGCCCGTCAGGGTCTCCATGGCCCGGTTCACCGCCAGGATGATCCCGTGAGGGTCCACAATCATCAGGCCGTCCGTCATGGTGTTGAGCACGGTGGCCCAGTAATCGTCCAGCTGGGGGAGGGTGAGGGGGGAGTTCATGCACGCCTGCCTCAACATGTTAATCTCGTTATCTTATTGTTAATCGTTAACGTTAATTCCGGCAATCCTTTTTTCCTTCCTATAATCAAATTATTGAAAATACAGCGATATTTTTGTCGGAGGTCTCGCCTTCCCCTGGCAGGCTTTTTGCTGGTGAGGCTTTCAAGTCGGGCAAAGAAAGGCGCCGCGGTCTTCCGGAAAATAATTTTGCCCACATCTCCAAAAATGAACTTTTGCTATAATGCGAATACCTGGCAGGCAAAGGGAGAGCCCCTGCGGCTCGCCTGGTAGAAATCCAAACCCCCTGACCCGGCAGGGTCAGGCGATCCATTTCCATCCCACGAGGAGAACCCCATGATCGGCACGACCAAGAAACCCCTGGAGGAGGTCCTGGCGGCCTTGGCGCCCTACCGCAAGGTGGCGGTGGTGGGCTGCGACGGCTGCGCCAAGATCTGCCAGACCGGCGGGGTGGACGAAGTGGCCCAGCTGGCCCGC
Proteins encoded:
- the argS gene encoding arginine--tRNA ligase, with translation MQVKDILRRLLTQAAERAKAAGALDFPELPPFELETPKLPEHGDVAANLALVLASKAKRPPRQIAQALLEHLQAPEGFLARVEIAGPGFINFFIRDSWWFQVIEEINRRGEAYGAADLGSGRRVQVEFVSANPTGPLHIGHGRGAALGDVLANLLAAVGYQVEREYYINDVGNQIQTLGRSLYVRLRQLMGDELEFPEDGYRGEYMFDLARQYREAGHPLPGPEPEEEDLLALGRWAADAILAGIRQDLDDFGVHFDTWFSETSLYEQGWVERAFAALREAGYLYEQDGALWFAASRFGDDKDRVVRRRTGATTYFASDIAYHLHKAARGYDLMVDLWGADHHGYVPRLKAAAEALGFSERLRILLVQLVSLLRHGEPVAMTTRGGTFVTLREVLDEVGKDAARFLFLTRRADAHLDFDLEVAKQQNAENPVYYVQYAHARLASVFRQPEAPGLMGAEPDPTLWPLLTEPEELELAKRLAAFPETVEAAARLLEPHRLTYYLTELAGQLHSYYYKHRFISEDRELSRARLWLVAAVKTVLARGLGLLGVTAPESM
- a CDS encoding sigma 54-interacting transcriptional regulator; the encoded protein is MLRQACMNSPLTLPQLDDYWATVLNTMTDGLMIVDPHGIILAVNRAMETLTGYPAAELVGQSCAILDCDACKGMRPETPARQCNLFRLGQVSRIRCTLRRKDGTPLIFLKNAAVLKDAGGRVLGGVETLTDLTEILSRDEVICRLRRELAREDSFHGLVGRSPLMLQLFQLLKSAAASDAPVLLTGESGTGKELAAAALHRLSPRAKGPFIRVNSAALTESLLESELFGHVKGAFTGADRTRVGRFEAAHGGSIFLDEIGDLPPATQAKLLRVLQEKTIERVGDHQPIPVDVRIITATNQDLARLMALGRFREDLYYRIGVIPIHLPPLRERREDIPLLAETFIQRAALKSGKDITGISKAALEKLLAYEWPGNVRELMNVIDYAFVLCPEGGIEPEHLPAHLGSGPGAISPPWRPAVLRNREERRELLLQALIRAGGKKAEAARLLGVSRVTLWKWLKEHDLAGGVRGRS